The Prodigiosinella aquatilis region TGATGGTACTCTTCTGCCAATTGACTGCGTAACGAAGAGGGAACCCGGTGATAGTCAATCCAGGCATCCAGCAGACAGGCAAAAGAGTCTGGACTGCTGATATTCACCAGTTGATGGCAGTCTAGCCCTTTCCATTTCGCCAGGGTTGCGGCAGTACCACCGAATGAGTGACCAATAACCGTCTTGAAAGGACCGTAGTGATTACCCAGCATGAGCAGCAATTGCACCAGATCATAGAAAGAACAGCGCTCGCCGGCTGAATTGCCGTGTGCCAACAGATCGGGTGCAATCACTTCATAACCTTGAGCGACCAGTTTTTCAGCCAGCGGACGGAACATCACACTGTGCCCCTCCCAGCCATGTACCAACAGCACGCGCTGGTGGGATCCCGGCCCTGACCGGTAAACGGTGATCTGTTGGCCGGCGAACACCAGAGAATCCTTATTCAAGGATTGAAGATAAAGCAGATCGCTGTTTTTACAGGGCATTCGGTGCGGATGTTCGAACAGCGCGATGGCATAATCAACGGCGCGATGCGGTGAAATCCTGTTTAGAATGGTGATATCCACCTGCCGTAATCTACGGCAAGTGTGGCCGTAATGCGTTTCTGGCGTAATCTGCGTTTTCAGCAGCAGGCTGGGGCGGCGTTTCAATTTGACCAGACAATGGTTGTAGCGGTAATGGGCCACTGCGGCCAGTTTCAATAATGGGTAACAGAGATCATACAGCATTCAGTTTTCCCATCTTTTTGACCAGCAGGTAGTACTCGTAAACAAACACGGTCAAATAGAGAAGATTAAAGACCAGGATGATGTTAATCAGCCGGTGAATATTCTGCCCACCGTCGGCCAGTAACACTGCCATTATCAACAAGGCTTCCATCACAAACGTCACTAGCAGCACCCGTTTACCTCGACCTAATTGCTCCAGAATGGTTTGTATGCTTGCCACCAGAGATGTCATGAAAAAAGTGGGTAGCAGCCATGCCATTATCAGATAGGCGGTTTTGCGGATCTCTTCGCTACCCGCCAGTAGATCGACCAACAGGTGTTGGCTGAAAAAGGCGAGCAGGGTAAAAACCAGGTAGCTGAGAGCTATCCAACCCAGTCCTTTACTGAGGATTCGGCTCAATGTGGTGGATGTAGCACTGTTGGATAGCTTTTGGTTTACGCAGATAGCGATGGCGGAACCGATAGCCACGGCGGGAATAATAAAGAAAGTGCGTAGTTTGACCACAATCAGAAAACCGGTGGCGTAGCCGAGACCTGACTTACTGAGTAAGGGAAAGATGACCGCTGAACTGGCGAAAGCCAGCATCATGGACAGAAAAATTGGCACGCCAGCATCGGCGGTGATCGCCAGCAGTCGGGGTAAATAGGTCCTTGCCTGAGCGTGTTCGCCTTGAGAAACCGTTTTCACCATAGTGATATATGAGCACGGCAGCAGCATCAGCGCCGCGATCAGATTGGAGTAAATAACAGCAGAGAAACCAAGGTGATAGTAGTTAAAACCAATATAGCAACTGATAAAATTGATAAGAATAAAACCAATAATAAACGTCATACTGGATTTGCTTTTACTTTGCCCACGCAGTGCGGCATTGCTGAGTTCAAAGATCAGAAAAGGAATCAGCGATAGCATATAAACCGGCAAAATCGTGTTGAATAACCGGGTATTGTTACTGACATAAAGATGTTGCAGTGGGGCGGCGAATAACCAACTGCATAGTGCAATTAATGCCAGAAACAGTGCGCCGACCAGGGCGAAAAGCAGCGTACTGTTTATTACGTTGCGGCGCGGCCAGTGCTGCGTGGAACGGGCGCTGAAGATCTGATTCGTAATCGTCAGGCATTCAAGCAAGGCAATAAATAGAAAATGAAACGGCTGTAACATGGAGAGCAGGTACAGTGCATCATTACCGGCGCTATTGTTACCCAGAATCCAGATCTGGCCGTTTTGTGACAGTGAAACCACTACGGCCGTTAAGATCATTGGCCAGGCCAAGGTGACAACTTGTCTTAAATCACTCTGTCGTGGATATTCCGCGGCATAAAGTGCGGGTTGTTTGGACGTTGTCATAAAACGGTTTCCTCACATCACGGGGGCCGGCTGATGCCAGATATCGTTGCCTGTTTTTCCCGAAGCGCTATAGAGCAGCATCGAAAAATGGCTCAGCGTATGACTGTTACCCAGCAGAAAACCATGCCCGCCCATGAGTTTTTCCGCTTTATTGGTGAGCTGTGTTATCGCATGGTGTTCCTGCTCAAGGCCGGTGAAATCTCCCTCTTCAAGACGCAAGATCAACTGAAATTTCAGTTGAGTGATGTCGGCGTATATTTCAGAGAAGCTGGCTTTGATCAACTGATGCCGGGTGGTTTTTTGTCCAAAACTTTGCCGTTGATTAAGGTGCGTATAGGACATGTCGAGGATTTTTGCCGCCAGCCCGAGTCGTAGCGCTGCCACTAACAGCGCTTGTTGTGGGGTGCCGGGTTGACTGGCAGAGACTTGTGCCACTGCCAGTCCCAGGTAATTCAGCAGCCGATCATCAGCCAATGTTGTCAACGCTGTGTCCGCCACCACCGAACCATCACCCTGTAACAGCGGCAACGGAGGCTGAAGGGAATACAACGCGACACCGTTACTGGCCAGATAACCCTGGTTTCCCGTTATCCATAAAGTAAGCTGACTTAATATTTCCGCCGGTTGCGCTGTGCGTCCACAGTGCAGCGCTTGCTCAACGTGTTTGGAGGAAAGCATCATCATTGTTGGGCTGCGCAAGTGTAGGATTCAATATACGCAACCAGTGTGCCGACAGTATTAAATGATTGTTGGCTGATCTGATCAGGATCAAACATCAATCCATCGATATTATCCTCCAGTGTCAACAAGAACTGGACAAAGCTGACGGAGTCGAGATCCAAATCCTCATCAAAGCGCGTGGTGTCAGTCAGCACAACAGGCTCACCATCTAACACTTCATCCAGAGCCAGTTTGATTGCGTCTAAAATTGCCATATTGTCATCTCACTAATTAAAGGTTGCGGTGTGTTTTAAAATATTCAGCGAGGAGAATGTAATTCCCATCCCTGCCGAAAATAATAGTGCTGAATTAAAATCGCGATGTTCCGTGATCATCTGTAAATTAAAAAATACATCTGAACAAAAGGTGTGGCCATATTTACCAATATGGGATAAATCAAGTCTATCCTCCCAATTCATATCCAAAGCGAGGCGGGATAGTAATGGCCGATTTAAGTTGTATGAAATCACTACGTCGGGAGGTTTATCCCTTATTGAATCAGAAGAAAGAAATGTCACTAATTGGTCATAAAAGACATTTCGCATTTCATTTCTTTCTTGCACGGTAGTGTTTTCTGGATTCTTATAATACTGGTTAATATGTGTCACTTTTGATTCGGTAATTTGCCATTTTCCTATTTTACTGCTGAGTAAACAGGCGGCAGACATTTCACCTAATAACCCCACTGGCATTTTATTAAAGTAAGACGAAAAACTTTTTTCGCCACTCAGAATAATTGCCAAGCCATCAAAATCCGTAGTGTGAAGTTGTCGAATCAAATGCACCGCGCTTAATGCGGAAGCGCAATGATTCAGGCTGAGTGTAAACGTCGTCCAGCGCGTCAAACCACATGTATTAGCCAGATTTTTCAGCCACTCATCATCGAAAAACGTATTGTGCGTCTGGGTCTTGGTAAAGATCAAATAGCCTTTTTTGTTACACAGTGACGGATGCCTGGACACTAATTCCGATAAGGTTTCAAGATGCATATCAAAATGACTCTTCTCGATCATCGACACGCTGTCCAGTTGGTAAATACGTTGATAAATCTTGATTTCTTTATCGGAAAGCTGATGACTTTCTGCCAGTTCCTGTAAGGGTCTGCAACGGTAGCTAGCGGGCTGGCTACACTGAATATCCTTTATGAAGAGCATAAGCCGCTGTCCAGATATTGGTTATTAACTAACGCTGGCGACATGATGGCAAGTCAACACGGGTCACTAATATTGCCGTAATATTACCGTGAACCTACGGACACAATGTCTTGATAGGAAGTAAATTATGCATTTTTTTTAGCGGGATTTGCCTGAAATTGCTGAGTGATACTTTTTCTATTTTTTAATCCATATTTACAATTCTAGTCAAAATTATGAAAAAACACCCTATTACTATGCAGAAATATGCCACAGCTTACTGATTTATTCTCGCGGACATTTGGCGAGTTTTTATTGGATGGAGAGATCATGTCACTCATCATAAATGAGATTGTATCAATAATAACAGTAGAGCTAGAAAAGTTGGGGTTAGATGACCACAGAATAAGTCTGGTGCTTTCCGGTCGTGAGCTTTATGGGTTTTCTGGCGTGCTTGACTCAGTGAAATTAGTTGAGCTGATTGCTGGATTAAATGAACGTATTGAAAAAATTATCGGTAGAGAATTTGATCTATTTGAAAAAATGGATGGTGAATTCCTGGGTAATTTCCTCAATATTAATTCTCTCAGTCACTACCTCGCAGAGAGTATTCAGCATGCACCGCTTTAATTACCAGACAGAATTCATCCATCAGAATGGTATTGAGAAACTGAATTTCGACACGCTGGTTCAGGTAACCGGGACACCATGTTATATATACAGTGCCAATCAAATACGACATGACCTAAAAACACTAACGGAAACATTGCCAGCAGAATTGCATTACTTTTACTCCTTAAAAGCCAATCCGAATGTGTCACTGATAAAAATTATCAGACAATATGACATCGGCTGTGAGGTCTGTTCCGCCGCCGAATTGGAAATGGCGCTGGCAGCGGGTGCTACTCCACAGCAAATCATCTTTGTCGGGCCAGCCAAATCGCCACAAGAGCTACGCCGTTGTGTGGCGTTAGGGATTAAAGCGGTAGTGGTGGAATCTCTGGCGGAACTTAGGCAGCTTAATGACATCGCTGCCGAAGCGAACTGTCAGCAAACCTTCATGTTGCGTATCAACCCGGATTTCAGCACCGAGAAAGCCCGGCTGGTGATGAGCGGCAAACCTCGGCAATTTGGTATTGATGAATCCCAGGCATTGGCTGAGCTATCGTGCCTGCATCACTACCCACATCTGAAAATGGTCGGGATTCATATTTACCTTGGCACGCGCATTCTGGATGCTGAGGCGATTGCCAGTAACACCCGCAACATTCTGGTACTGGCAGAGAAGATTCAGCAGCAACTGTCTTTCCCGCTGCAATTTGTTGATATCGGTGGTGGCCTGGGTGTGCCTTACTACGCCAAGGAACAGCCGCTCGATCTGGCTGCTCTCGGCTACAGTCTGGCGCCTCTCCTGGCTGCGTTTCGACAGCAGTTCCCACAGATGCAACTGATGATGGAACTGGGCCGTTACATGATTGCCCGAGCGGGAATTTTCGTTACACGAGTCCGTTATCTTAAAGATTCCAAAGGATCAACGTTTGCCATTTGTGACGGTGGTTCTAACTGCCACGGGGCTGCGGCGGGATTGGGGTCGGTCATTCGCAAAAACTTCCCGGTGCGGCGTTTGGCCGCCAGGCAGGAAGGTGCGATGCAAACCTATACTCTTTCCGGCCCACTGTGTACGCCGACCGATATTATCGCTGATACGGTCACACTACCCAGATTGGCGGTTGGTGACCTGATTGGTGTTTTCAATTCTGGTGCCTATGGACCAACGGCTTCCCCGGTTTATTTTCTCAGTTTTGGTTATCCGGCAGAAATTCTGGTTGATGGTGATCGGGCGACGCAGATCCGCAAACCGGATGGTGTGGCACATATGCTGAATCAGCAACAACCGGTCGATCTTGAGATTCCGCAACCCTGACGGTTTGCAACGACAGAGCGTAACTATGGATCTTTATCTGGATAGCGCCCACATCCATTGCCTGACTTTTACTGATCAGGAGACGTTTTCCTTACCGGCAACTGATCGCGTGGAGGTGGTTGACGCGTGGCTACAGGCGTTTTATCAGGCTAACGACCGACCGTGGCACGCTACCAGTAGCCGTGCGCAGGCATGGATTGAGGGTGAGTCACGTGTCACGTTTACCGACATCGCCGGAGCGCTGATCTCACGCCTGCAACCGGAAGTGGAACTGAGCGATCTGGATGTGGTGATACTGGCCCACTGGACGCCTGACGCGTTAATGGGATGTTCTGTCACCAATTTTATCCTGCATCAATGTCATGCCAGCCAGGCGTTCGCGTTCGCGGTAAGCGACTGTGGGCTGGCGGCCCCGTTTACCGCGCTGGAGTTAATCGATCGCTATCTTCCCGCCACGCAGGGTAAAGCACTGCTGCTGATCGTTGATCAACATCTGTTGATGCATGAGTCACCCACGCTGGATCGTCTGGCGGGTAGGGACTGTGGCGCAGCGTTGTTATTTCAACGTCAGCCAGGCCGCTGTCGGTTGAAAGCCCGCTGGCAGCAGTGTGGGGATGATGAAAACACCCCAGCGTATTTTGCGGCACAGCTAAGACAGCACGCTATCAAGCCGGAAAGCACACTGTTGATCACTGCTGAGCCGCAGCGCCACTCAGCGATGGCATTCACCGCCATGCTCACCCCGCAGCCGGCGTTACTGTGCGCCGCGCCTTTCTTTGAACTGGCCAGTGTACTTCAGGCGGAAAAGCCAGCGGCAGAGACCCTATTGCTGACCTGTCATCGGCATAATAATTGCCATGTGCTGGCATTCTCACTGGAGGACGTCGATGAACATCATTGATATTGCGACACTGATTAACCCGCAATTGACGGTGTTATCGACGCTGCAACAGCACTATCAGTGGGGAGAGCGAAACCAGAAGATTTTCAGCCGCTTTCATAAGCTGGAATCTGCCTGCCTGTTTCCCGATCTGGCATTATCCCGGATGTTGAGTGAATGCCTGGCTCGATTACTGGCCCGTCACCCGGAAAAACGACAGCAGATTACCCATGTTGCCTATGCGCATTCACTGCACAGCACGTATCCTTTCGATGCCGACGTGCTCCGTACCGTCGTGGCCGAACATTTGCCTGCCAGCGTGGAGGTATTATCGGTAACGCAAAACTCCTGTGCCTCCTCGTTCGCCGGGCTGGCGCTGTTACAGCGAATATTGCCCGCAGCTGATGCGTCGGCAGGTTTCGCTGTACTGTTAACCGGTGACAAGTGTTTCCATCAAACGGTGCAGTATGTTGATCAGAACGGCGTGTTTGGTGAAGGGTGCAGTGCCGTGCTGGTAACCCGCGCCGCTGATGCGGGCGGCAGTGTCATTGAAGGCATGGGGTGGGCGATGATTGGCGGACTCGGTAGTCGCACGGTAATCACCGATCGCCAGGTTGAGAACCGTTATGACCATGATTTTATGCCCACCATGATGTCCGCCATCGAGCGGGCAATGGCGGCGGCCCGTATCAGCGCACCGATGATTGAAACCGTGCTGCCATATCATATGAGCCCGTCTACTTTCGATCGCATTGCCGACCGACTTGGCCTGGACCGAAACTGCGTGATGCGCGACAACCTCTACCGGCTTGGTCACTGCTTCTGTGGCGATGCCTTTATCAATTTACATGATGTGATGCACAACCCTGCCGCTGTTAAGCCACAAGGCCGGATGCTGGCTGTCGCCGCCGGAGTGGCCGGTACGTTCAGCGCTATGGTATTGCGTCGACAGGAGGCAGCATGATGCAAATGAATTATCAGGTACTCAGTCAATATCTTGATGTCAGCGCGGAAAGGCGATCGGAGAGTATCGCTGTCATCGGTAACAATAGCGCAATCAGCTACACGCAACTGCGGAACGACGCGTTAAAGATCGGGACCTGGTTGGTTGAGCAGAATGTCCAGCGTGGGGATCGAGTGATGGTCTGGATGGCAAACAGCCCGGAATTGATCCGCTGTTTCTGGGCGATTCAATATATCGGTGCCGTTTATGTGCCGATACATCCTGATACCCGGGCGGAAAAGCTGGCGTGGATCAGTGATGATTGCGCCGCCAGCCTGATTATTACTGATGCGGCGCTGGAGAGTGAACTTGCGTTGGCCAGTGAACAGATGCGCAGGCTGCCAACTCTATTGCTCAACGGCCCGAGTGAACGTTCGTGCTCACAGCTAGCCACTATTCTGGCCTCAAATTGTGCAGCAGCATTGCCGGGAGAGAGATTGAGCCAGGATCTGGCGGCAATTATTTACACTTCCGGATCAACCGGAAAACCCAAAGGCGTCATGTTGACACAACTGAATATGATTGCCGCATCGCAGTCGGTCGCCAGTTATTTGCAATTGGTGGAAACGGACAGAATTTTTTGCGCCATCCCGTTAAGTTTCGACTATGGCTTGCATCAGGTGATTATGTCGGCACTGATCGGCGCCACGCTGATTATTGAAACGTCGTTTGCGCAGCCGCTGTTTGTGCTGCATCGCCTGGTGAAGCAGCAGGCGACGGTACTTCCTTTGGTGCCGACCATGCTGAGCCTGATCGTACCCTTGGCCAGGCGTTTTGATTTCTCCTCGCTACGCCTGATTACCAATACCGCCGCGGCGTTAAATCCCGCTGACATCGATAAAATTGGCGAAATATTCAGTCAGGCTCAACTGTTCTCGATGTACGGACTAACCGAGTGTCATCGCTGTACGTATCTTGAGCCCGCCATGTTGGAAACCCGTAAGCAAAGCGTCGGGAAGGCCATTCCCAATACTGAAATGTGGGTGGTTGACCCACAGGGACGCGCACATCGACGCAACGCCACCGGCGAGCTGGTGATCCGTGGCGCGACGGTGATGCTCGGCTATTGGAATAATCCGGAGAAAACCGACGAAAAATTAAAGCCCGGGCCACTTTCCGGTGAGCGGGTACTGTATACCGGCGATATCTGCCGTCTGGATGAAGAGGGCTATCTTTATTTCGTCAGCCGGATGGATGATGTACTCAATGTCTGTGGCGAGAAAGTCGCTCCGCGTGAGGTAGAGTCGGTGCTGGCTGGCTTCTATAACGTCAGCCAGGTCGCGGTGATAGGTTTGCCCCATCCGGTTTACGGCGATGAAATTGTGGCGTGGATAGAAATAGCATCAGCCGCGACGACCCACCACCAGCAAATTAAAGAGTGGTGCAAAACACGCATGGAAACCTATATGGTTCCGCACCGTTTTTATTTCACCCAACATCTTCCTAAAAACAGCAACAGTAAAATCGATCGGCTGGCGCTAAAAGCCTTAAGCCTCGACCCACCGGATTCAACCATATCGTCAGGAGTGAAGAATGGATAGCTACGAACGCTTGGTTATTGACGCCATTGCCCAAGTGATGGATATCGACGATACCGCAGAACTGCACAGTGGTATCCAGATTGAGCGCGATCTGGGGTTCGACAGCGGTTTGTATATTGAATTGATCATGTATCTGGAAGATGCGATTGACGGGTTGCATCTTGATCCGGCATCGCTGGATATCAAACATTTTGAAACCGTTGGCTCGATTGCCCGTTATATCAATGGATTAATGATTACCGAGGCCTC contains the following coding sequences:
- a CDS encoding acyl carrier protein — its product is MAILDAIKLALDEVLDGEPVVLTDTTRFDEDLDLDSVSFVQFLLTLEDNIDGLMFDPDQISQQSFNTVGTLVAYIESYTCAAQQ
- a CDS encoding 3-oxoacyl-[acyl-carrier-protein] synthase III C-terminal domain-containing protein; amino-acid sequence: MNIIDIATLINPQLTVLSTLQQHYQWGERNQKIFSRFHKLESACLFPDLALSRMLSECLARLLARHPEKRQQITHVAYAHSLHSTYPFDADVLRTVVAEHLPASVEVLSVTQNSCASSFAGLALLQRILPAADASAGFAVLLTGDKCFHQTVQYVDQNGVFGEGCSAVLVTRAADAGGSVIEGMGWAMIGGLGSRTVITDRQVENRYDHDFMPTMMSAIERAMAAARISAPMIETVLPYHMSPSTFDRIADRLGLDRNCVMRDNLYRLGHCFCGDAFINLHDVMHNPAAVKPQGRMLAVAAGVAGTFSAMVLRRQEAA
- a CDS encoding acyl-CoA dehydrogenase family protein, translated to MMMLSSKHVEQALHCGRTAQPAEILSQLTLWITGNQGYLASNGVALYSLQPPLPLLQGDGSVVADTALTTLADDRLLNYLGLAVAQVSASQPGTPQQALLVAALRLGLAAKILDMSYTHLNQRQSFGQKTTRHQLIKASFSEIYADITQLKFQLILRLEEGDFTGLEQEHHAITQLTNKAEKLMGGHGFLLGNSHTLSHFSMLLYSASGKTGNDIWHQPAPVM
- a CDS encoding type III PLP-dependent enzyme, producing MHRFNYQTEFIHQNGIEKLNFDTLVQVTGTPCYIYSANQIRHDLKTLTETLPAELHYFYSLKANPNVSLIKIIRQYDIGCEVCSAAELEMALAAGATPQQIIFVGPAKSPQELRRCVALGIKAVVVESLAELRQLNDIAAEANCQQTFMLRINPDFSTEKARLVMSGKPRQFGIDESQALAELSCLHHYPHLKMVGIHIYLGTRILDAEAIASNTRNILVLAEKIQQQLSFPLQFVDIGGGLGVPYYAKEQPLDLAALGYSLAPLLAAFRQQFPQMQLMMELGRYMIARAGIFVTRVRYLKDSKGSTFAICDGGSNCHGAAAGLGSVIRKNFPVRRLAARQEGAMQTYTLSGPLCTPTDIIADTVTLPRLAVGDLIGVFNSGAYGPTASPVYFLSFGYPAEILVDGDRATQIRKPDGVAHMLNQQQPVDLEIPQP
- a CDS encoding alpha/beta fold hydrolase, whose amino-acid sequence is MLYDLCYPLLKLAAVAHYRYNHCLVKLKRRPSLLLKTQITPETHYGHTCRRLRQVDITILNRISPHRAVDYAIALFEHPHRMPCKNSDLLYLQSLNKDSLVFAGQQITVYRSGPGSHQRVLLVHGWEGHSVMFRPLAEKLVAQGYEVIAPDLLAHGNSAGERCSFYDLVQLLLMLGNHYGPFKTVIGHSFGGTAATLAKWKGLDCHQLVNISSPDSFACLLDAWIDYHRVPSSLRSQLAEEYHQRYGLHPDLISTTSWKAIPIPTLICHDRDDSNIDLHQAYNMVSAFPDSQLFLTSGLGHRGILKDHALHQRIITFMHEGKESNVNTE
- a CDS encoding phosphopantetheine-binding protein, yielding MDSYERLVIDAIAQVMDIDDTAELHSGIQIERDLGFDSGLYIELIMYLEDAIDGLHLDPASLDIKHFETVGSIARYINGLMITEAS
- a CDS encoding MATE family efflux transporter gives rise to the protein MTTSKQPALYAAEYPRQSDLRQVVTLAWPMILTAVVVSLSQNGQIWILGNNSAGNDALYLLSMLQPFHFLFIALLECLTITNQIFSARSTQHWPRRNVINSTLLFALVGALFLALIALCSWLFAAPLQHLYVSNNTRLFNTILPVYMLSLIPFLIFELSNAALRGQSKSKSSMTFIIGFILINFISCYIGFNYYHLGFSAVIYSNLIAALMLLPCSYITMVKTVSQGEHAQARTYLPRLLAITADAGVPIFLSMMLAFASSAVIFPLLSKSGLGYATGFLIVVKLRTFFIIPAVAIGSAIAICVNQKLSNSATSTTLSRILSKGLGWIALSYLVFTLLAFFSQHLLVDLLAGSEEIRKTAYLIMAWLLPTFFMTSLVASIQTILEQLGRGKRVLLVTFVMEALLIMAVLLADGGQNIHRLINIILVFNLLYLTVFVYEYYLLVKKMGKLNAV
- a CDS encoding class I adenylate-forming enzyme family protein, whose product is MMQMNYQVLSQYLDVSAERRSESIAVIGNNSAISYTQLRNDALKIGTWLVEQNVQRGDRVMVWMANSPELIRCFWAIQYIGAVYVPIHPDTRAEKLAWISDDCAASLIITDAALESELALASEQMRRLPTLLLNGPSERSCSQLATILASNCAAALPGERLSQDLAAIIYTSGSTGKPKGVMLTQLNMIAASQSVASYLQLVETDRIFCAIPLSFDYGLHQVIMSALIGATLIIETSFAQPLFVLHRLVKQQATVLPLVPTMLSLIVPLARRFDFSSLRLITNTAAALNPADIDKIGEIFSQAQLFSMYGLTECHRCTYLEPAMLETRKQSVGKAIPNTEMWVVDPQGRAHRRNATGELVIRGATVMLGYWNNPEKTDEKLKPGPLSGERVLYTGDICRLDEEGYLYFVSRMDDVLNVCGEKVAPREVESVLAGFYNVSQVAVIGLPHPVYGDEIVAWIEIASAATTHHQQIKEWCKTRMETYMVPHRFYFTQHLPKNSNSKIDRLALKALSLDPPDSTISSGVKNG